The proteins below come from a single Gemmatimonadota bacterium genomic window:
- a CDS encoding CoA ester lyase: MRSWLFVPGHRQRMIDKALGLPADVLIFDLEDGVPEAEKDVARSRVAAALDGARGGPMRFVRVHEAGSSELDADLQAMIARAGLQGLVLPKVQGPADVLQVCQWLDRHETRAGIPSGGVGLLAIIESARGLVQAPAIASVTPRLVGLMFGAEDFALDMGLFSHPGQGLVNYARSALAVASASGQIRAIDKVFTDIGDLDGLAAEARQARDLGFAGKAVIHPGQVGAVNEIFSPTEVEERWARRIVEAFERRADEGPATVDGRMVDRPILERARWILDRLEGKPNDQQAD; the protein is encoded by the coding sequence ATGCGGTCCTGGCTTTTTGTGCCGGGGCACCGGCAGCGTATGATCGACAAGGCTCTGGGGCTGCCGGCGGATGTGCTGATATTCGATCTGGAGGACGGCGTCCCGGAGGCCGAGAAGGATGTTGCGCGCAGCCGTGTCGCTGCCGCGCTGGATGGCGCGCGTGGCGGCCCAATGCGATTCGTCAGGGTTCACGAGGCCGGTTCCTCCGAATTGGACGCCGATCTACAGGCGATGATCGCGCGTGCGGGGCTGCAGGGACTCGTGTTGCCCAAAGTGCAGGGACCGGCGGATGTGCTTCAGGTGTGCCAGTGGCTGGACCGGCACGAGACCAGAGCGGGTATTCCATCCGGAGGCGTCGGGCTTCTGGCAATCATTGAGAGTGCCCGGGGTCTGGTTCAGGCGCCTGCGATCGCATCCGTTACACCCAGGCTGGTGGGGCTTATGTTCGGCGCGGAGGATTTCGCGCTGGATATGGGCCTCTTTTCGCATCCGGGACAGGGATTGGTCAATTACGCTCGGTCGGCGCTGGCGGTGGCTTCAGCAAGCGGACAAATCCGGGCTATAGACAAGGTGTTTACGGACATCGGTGATCTTGACGGGCTGGCCGCGGAGGCGCGGCAGGCCAGGGATCTGGGGTTTGCCGGAAAAGCTGTGATCCATCCGGGTCAGGTTGGGGCAGTGAATGAAATTTTCAGTCCCACGGAGGTCGAGGAGAGGTGGGCACGGCGAATTGTTGAGGCTTTTGAACGGCGGGCAGACGAAGGCCCGGCGACTGTAGATGGCCGGATGGTAGATAGGCCGATTCTGGAACGGGCGCGATGGATCCTGGATCGTCTTGAGGGAAAGCCCAATGACCAGCAGGCCGATTGA
- a CDS encoding CoA transferase, whose translation MHDQNQHPPLHGIRIVSVEQFGAGPWATMMLADLGAEIIKIENPETGGDVARYVPPYTAEQDSVYFQSFNRNKKSMTLNLQHPGAREALHRLVGISDGVFNNLRGDLPARLGLDYPALSAIKASIVCCSLSAFGRHGSRAGEPGYDYLMQGYAGWMSLTGEPDGPPTKTGLSLVDLGAGTMASLGMVSAIFRARQTGLGCDVDVNLFDTALANLGYVAAWFLTRGYQAHRTPDSSHPSQIPSQVVPTKDGWLVIMCAKEKFFQNLVRVLGVPELAEDSRFCSFADRLENRDILVPILKDLFRKKTTADWLALLKDKVPCAPVNTVEQAFADPQVAEDNMILELPHPEFGAVRVVASPIDVGGGSVEPRHGPSLGEHNEQVLSEYLGYSISEIEKLRSDGAI comes from the coding sequence TTGCACGATCAAAACCAACATCCTCCCCTGCATGGAATAAGGATTGTCTCGGTGGAGCAGTTCGGAGCGGGTCCGTGGGCAACGATGATGCTGGCGGACCTTGGGGCGGAGATCATCAAGATCGAGAATCCCGAGACTGGTGGCGATGTCGCGCGTTATGTGCCTCCCTATACCGCTGAACAGGATAGCGTGTATTTCCAGAGTTTCAACCGGAACAAGAAGAGTATGACGCTGAATTTGCAGCATCCAGGAGCGAGGGAGGCGTTGCATCGGTTGGTGGGGATTTCGGATGGGGTGTTCAACAATCTGCGCGGAGACCTTCCGGCCCGGCTGGGTCTGGACTATCCGGCGCTGAGTGCAATCAAGGCTTCAATTGTGTGTTGCTCGCTTTCCGCGTTCGGACGGCATGGGTCTCGGGCAGGCGAACCGGGATACGATTATCTGATGCAGGGATATGCCGGATGGATGAGTCTTACGGGCGAGCCAGACGGTCCACCGACGAAGACAGGACTTTCTCTCGTGGATCTCGGCGCGGGCACCATGGCGTCCTTGGGCATGGTCAGCGCGATTTTCCGCGCCAGACAGACGGGCTTGGGGTGCGACGTAGATGTGAATTTGTTCGATACGGCACTGGCGAATCTGGGATATGTGGCGGCGTGGTTCCTGACCAGAGGGTATCAGGCGCATCGGACGCCCGATTCTTCTCATCCGTCACAGATTCCGTCGCAGGTGGTGCCGACTAAGGACGGATGGCTCGTGATCATGTGCGCAAAGGAGAAGTTCTTTCAAAATCTAGTACGCGTTCTGGGGGTGCCGGAACTGGCGGAGGATTCCCGGTTCTGCTCTTTTGCGGATCGCCTAGAGAATCGGGATATCCTGGTTCCGATTCTGAAGGATCTATTTCGCAAGAAGACAACCGCCGATTGGCTGGCACTGCTCAAGGACAAGGTGCCCTGCGCGCCCGTGAATACGGTTGAGCAGGCTTTTGCCGACCCGCAGGTGGCCGAGGATAATATGATACTGGAGTTGCCGCATCCGGAGTTCGGAGCCGTTCGAGTGGTGGCGAGTCCCATAGATGTCGGCGGCGGATCGGTTGAACCCCGACACGGGCCTTCATTGGGAGAACACAACGAGCAGGTTCTGAGCGAATATCTCGGATATTCAATATCAGAGATTGAGAAACTTCGAAGCGACGGCGCCATTTGA
- a CDS encoding ABC transporter permease, whose amino-acid sequence MFSNYFTIACRNLWSHKRDTLINLLSLIVGLSCCVMAIVIIYSEMSYDRFHPDVHRIYRVLRERVSNEQVQVRWLTSGALARTLEAEMPEVELASKNRIYPVVVRYEDRELTLVQGQVDDRFFELFHFPFAIGDASALSQPYRIAITQSAAERLFGEADPIGKVITIRERYYGGDYTVAAVLQTPPRFSSIRFDLLHFTNGRTVEAIFDWTQWRGLVQQAGIETFVRLRDGVDAGEFEAKMSGVIERHMGADVRRILSFRLQPLARVHLYGIRDYNLPSGGNVQALYLFAVIAVLVLAIAAINFVNLATARSMYRAREVGMRKVVGARRGQLVQQFLCETVLLALFAVVVAVPLARVALLELSAWTGAHYALDAPMLFVLLPGLFALAVFVGLMAGVYPAFYFSGFRPADVLKGVAYLPGARLRQVLVVAQFAIAILLMIVADVIYRQLDFIQHKDLGFDKEHLVLLPIFKLDRRLKTNEDPWLVAQYNTVKQAFLEHPNIVSASAFRFLPGQDGGGFVRIVKPEGQDHTEWRMPVQEADEDFFATFGVSIIAGRTFSPGVERDRTHAYILNETAVRALGWTVEDAVGRRFGRARSEDDARGTVIGVIADFHYASLREPIGPAVFAYRQWFFDYLALRVRDFLAVRPFLEETWDTFMPADKPFAFTFLDEELDAIYRAERVLGQAVIAFAGLVCLLACLGLFGLAAFTAERRKREIGIRKVLGASISSVVLLLSKAFLKLVLVANLIAWPVAYYFTNTYLQNFAYRTSLSLWSFVLSGLLALLIALLTVGTQAFRVAHTNPVEILRHE is encoded by the coding sequence ATGTTCTCTAACTATTTCACCATCGCATGCCGCAACCTGTGGTCGCACAAGCGCGATACGCTGATCAATTTGCTCAGTCTTATTGTGGGGCTGTCGTGTTGTGTGATGGCGATTGTGATTATTTATTCCGAGATGAGTTATGACCGGTTTCATCCGGATGTGCATCGCATTTATCGGGTTTTGCGGGAGCGGGTGAGCAATGAGCAGGTGCAGGTGCGGTGGCTGACTTCGGGGGCGCTCGCGCGGACACTTGAGGCGGAGATGCCCGAAGTTGAGTTGGCGTCCAAGAATCGCATTTATCCGGTTGTGGTGCGGTATGAGGACCGAGAGCTTACGCTGGTGCAGGGGCAGGTTGACGACCGGTTTTTTGAGCTGTTTCACTTTCCTTTTGCTATTGGTGATGCCAGCGCGTTGTCGCAGCCGTATCGGATTGCGATTACGCAATCAGCGGCTGAGCGGTTGTTCGGCGAGGCCGATCCCATAGGCAAGGTTATTACGATTCGCGAGCGGTATTACGGTGGCGATTATACGGTTGCCGCTGTTTTGCAGACGCCTCCGAGGTTTTCGTCCATTCGGTTTGATTTGTTGCATTTTACCAATGGGCGGACAGTGGAGGCTATTTTTGATTGGACGCAGTGGCGGGGGCTGGTGCAACAGGCGGGTATTGAGACTTTTGTGCGTTTGCGCGATGGGGTAGATGCAGGTGAATTCGAAGCAAAGATGTCGGGTGTTATTGAACGGCATATGGGTGCGGATGTGCGCCGCATTCTTTCGTTTCGCTTGCAGCCTCTTGCGCGGGTGCATCTGTATGGGATTCGGGATTACAATTTGCCTTCGGGCGGCAATGTGCAGGCGCTCTATCTTTTTGCGGTGATCGCGGTGCTGGTTCTGGCGATTGCGGCGATCAATTTTGTCAATCTCGCCACGGCGCGTTCGATGTATCGGGCGCGCGAGGTGGGGATGCGAAAGGTGGTTGGCGCGCGTCGCGGTCAGTTGGTTCAACAGTTTTTGTGCGAGACGGTTTTGCTCGCGCTTTTCGCTGTGGTTGTAGCCGTGCCTCTGGCGCGCGTCGCGCTGTTGGAACTGAGTGCGTGGACGGGCGCGCATTACGCTCTTGACGCGCCGATGCTGTTCGTGCTCTTGCCGGGTCTTTTTGCGCTTGCCGTGTTCGTGGGTTTGATGGCGGGAGTGTATCCCGCGTTTTATTTTTCGGGGTTTCGTCCGGCTGATGTGCTCAAGGGCGTCGCGTATTTGCCGGGTGCGCGGCTTCGGCAGGTTCTGGTTGTCGCGCAATTTGCTATTGCCATTTTGCTTATGATTGTTGCGGATGTTATTTATCGGCAGTTGGACTTTATTCAGCACAAGGATCTCGGTTTTGACAAAGAGCATCTCGTTTTGCTGCCGATCTTTAAGCTGGATCGTCGGCTCAAGACCAATGAGGATCCCTGGCTCGTGGCACAGTACAATACTGTAAAGCAGGCGTTTTTGGAACATCCCAATATTGTTTCGGCGTCTGCTTTTCGCTTTTTGCCCGGGCAAGATGGCGGTGGTTTTGTGCGGATTGTTAAACCGGAAGGTCAGGATCATACCGAGTGGCGAATGCCCGTGCAGGAGGCTGATGAAGATTTTTTTGCTACTTTCGGTGTGTCCATTATAGCTGGTCGCACGTTTTCGCCCGGGGTTGAGCGCGACCGCACGCATGCGTATATTCTCAATGAGACCGCTGTGCGCGCGCTTGGGTGGACGGTGGAGGATGCCGTGGGGCGGCGTTTTGGAAGGGCGCGTTCAGAAGATGATGCCAGGGGGACTGTGATTGGCGTGATTGCGGATTTTCACTACGCTTCTCTTCGTGAACCGATTGGTCCGGCGGTTTTTGCTTATCGGCAGTGGTTTTTCGATTATCTGGCGTTGCGGGTGCGCGATTTTTTAGCGGTTCGACCCTTTCTCGAGGAGACCTGGGATACATTTATGCCAGCCGATAAGCCCTTTGCGTTTACATTTCTCGATGAGGAACTCGATGCGATTTATCGGGCGGAAAGGGTTTTGGGGCAGGCTGTTATCGCTTTTGCCGGGTTGGTGTGTTTGCTGGCGTGTTTGGGTTTGTTCGGTCTGGCGGCTTTTACGGCTGAACGCCGCAAGCGCGAGATTGGTATTCGCAAGGTGCTCGGTGCGTCTATTTCAAGTGTTGTTTTGTTGTTGTCCAAAGCGTTTTTGAAGCTGGTGCTTGTCGCCAATCTCATTGCCTGGCCCGTTGCCTATTATTTTACAAATACCTATTTGCAAAATTTTGCGTATCGCACATCCCTGAGTTTATGGTCGTTTGTGTTGTCGGGTTTGCTCGCGCTTCTGATCGCACTTTTGACGGTTGGTACGCAGGCGTTCAGGGTTGCGCATACTAATCCAGTAGAAATACTGAGGCATGAATAG
- a CDS encoding MaoC family dehydratase: MEKIEKKVIPGWTGRCYEDFEVGEVYRSRFGRTVTTADNQLFTHLTLNTNPLHFDEEYARRTRWGKILVNSTFTLALVVGMSVPDVSEQAMANLGWSEIRLPNPVFVGDTLYCETEVLARRESKSFPEAGIVKVRTRGVNQHGRVVIDLIRSVMVYKRAHAPLADTFPEIHEEKEG; encoded by the coding sequence ATGGAGAAAATAGAGAAAAAAGTGATACCGGGCTGGACCGGGAGATGCTATGAGGATTTCGAGGTGGGCGAAGTCTATCGAAGCCGGTTCGGGCGGACGGTGACGACGGCTGACAATCAGTTGTTTACACACCTGACCCTGAATACCAATCCGCTTCACTTTGACGAGGAGTACGCCCGCCGGACGCGGTGGGGAAAGATTCTGGTGAACAGCACGTTTACGCTCGCGCTGGTCGTGGGAATGAGTGTCCCGGACGTGAGCGAGCAGGCGATGGCGAACCTGGGTTGGAGCGAGATCCGGCTTCCAAACCCGGTATTTGTGGGCGATACGCTCTATTGCGAGACGGAGGTGCTCGCCAGGCGAGAGTCAAAGTCGTTCCCGGAAGCGGGCATTGTGAAGGTGCGCACGCGGGGCGTGAATCAGCACGGCCGCGTCGTCATAGATCTGATTCGCAGCGTGATGGTCTATAAGAGGGCGCATGCGCCGTTGGCGGATACTTTTCCCGAAATTCACGAGGAGAAAGAAGGGTGA